AAGGGAAAACTGGCGCAAGACGATTCCTTCGCGCCTCTCGCGTTGTCTCCAGGTCGTGATCATGCGGGGGTAGTCCTGGTTGGTGGTGAGCACCTCATCCCCTCGTCGGAGGTCCAGTCCAAACTGGCATATCTCCAGCCCCTCAGACGCATTCCTTGTCAGCGCGATCTCTTCCGCATCACAGCCGAAGGCCGCGGCGATTTGGCGCCTCACCGATTCGCGCTGCGGCTCCAGCACCTGCCACATCGTGTAACACGGCGCCTTGTTGCCGAAATCCCAGTGCCGATGGAGGGCTTCGAGGACGGGCGCCGGTGAGGGCGATACCGCACCATTGTTCAAGTTGATGATGGTGCGGTCCACGGCGAAGGCCTGCTGCACCTCGAACCAGAGGGCCTCATCCTCTGCAGCTTCTTGAGGAGTGCCGGTATAGCCAGCCAGGGCCGTCAGGGCACGCCTTACACCCAACGGGTCCAAGCCGACCACCGCCGCCGCTGCGGGCACAGTGATCGCCCCCAAGAACTCGCGTCGTGTATACATAGCGATTCCCTCCGAAAGAGTCGGCACCGGAACCTCATGCGGTTATTGTGCTGGTGCTTTCCATGTCTCGCGCGCCAAAAGTCGCGCCACGCCCCAGAAACTGAGCCCAGTGACTATGAGCAGCACAACTCCGGCCAGCACTTGACCTAACACAAGTTTACCGATGCCAATAAGGGCAGAATAAACGGCCACGATCCCCAGCA
The candidate division KSB1 bacterium DNA segment above includes these coding regions:
- a CDS encoding aminotransferase class V-fold PLP-dependent enzyme yields the protein MYTRREFLGAITVPAAAAVVGLDPLGVRRALTALAGYTGTPQEAAEDEALWFEVQQAFAVDRTIINLNNGAVSPSPAPVLEALHRHWDFGNKAPCYTMWQVLEPQRESVRRQIAAAFGCDAEEIALTRNASEGLEICQFGLDLRRGDEVLTTNQDYPRMITTWRQRERREGIVLRQFSLPVPAEDPDQIVSLFAQHITAKTRAILICHVINLTGQILPVKAIVQMARGKGIPVIVDGAHAFAHLHFSHADLDCDFYATSLHKWLCAPHGTGFLYVRKDRIRELWPLMAAPAEMDDNIRKFEEI